Genomic DNA from Candidatus Methylacidithermus pantelleriae:
TAGCGGGATGGAAGGAGCTTTATTATGATTCCCAACTGGCATACGAGCGTTGGAAAAAGGGAGACAAAGAGACATCTATAGCCAGGCAGTGACTGGGAGAAGGCGGAACGAGCATATGAGACGGCTTCGTTGCTGTCACTAGGTGCTTGCGGTATGCTTTTTTTGAGAAAAGACTGTGAAAATCTCGCGTAAGACTGATTACGCGCTCAGAGCGCTTTTTACACTGGTGGAGTACTACGGTCGAGGTCCGATCCCTATCCGGGAACTAGCGCGCCGGAATGATGTGCCTAAGCGGTTTTTAGAGCATATCATGCTGGATCTTAAGGAAAAAGGATGGGTAGAAAGTCTCCCTGGAAAGCGTGGAGGCTATTTTTTGGCAAAGCCCCCCAATAAGATCACCATGGGGGAGATTGTGCGGCATTTTGATGGGATTCTTGCTCCGATTGATTGTGTTTCGGTAACCGGATATCGGCGATGTAGCCAGGAAGGGGTGTGCCGGTTTCGGCGAGTATTCTTGGATATCCGAAACTATGTGGCTCGCATGATGGACCGAGCCACGCTTGCCGAGGTTTTCCAGGGGAGCCCTGTAGCGGATTCTGAGGTTACATGGGAAAACTATTCCGACGGTGCCGGGATTTAGGTTGGCAGCAAGTTGTTCGCCATTTGGGTTGAACTCTCCAGGGCCTTGCAAACCAGTT
This window encodes:
- a CDS encoding RrF2 family transcriptional regulator → MKISRKTDYALRALFTLVEYYGRGPIPIRELARRNDVPKRFLEHIMLDLKEKGWVESLPGKRGGYFLAKPPNKITMGEIVRHFDGILAPIDCVSVTGYRRCSQEGVCRFRRVFLDIRNYVARMMDRATLAEVFQGSPVADSEVTWENYSDGAGI